In Caldisphaera lagunensis DSM 15908, a single genomic region encodes these proteins:
- a CDS encoding DUF1464 family protein, which produces MVRAIGIDSGTMSMDLLGFDDKDNNVFLDEAIPREIITSNPEKPIEIIKSLGKVDAIVVSSGYGIPFKRAQESSDKEIELATFINKDDLERKLKIVGLRNLMKLFKSSDLPAYFVPGIIQLNTIPEYRKINRIDLGTSDKLFSAAEALRNEKVYYKKDPKESDIIVIEIGYAYTAALSILHGEIIDGIGGTSGFPGYKGMGAIDGELAYAMASSEPYFSKLRLFQGGIADYLGFDNIDKLNEISKNDKSNKALKMFIESILKDLSIMIVSNTKPERIYLSGRFTRYDNLYAYIKESIEEFLEKISIKAKVVKLMGLGKKAKEAASGAAVLANGISNGTYKDIFEALKLKESKGYIFDFILPIDLRKEIENYFSK; this is translated from the coding sequence TTGGTAAGAGCTATAGGCATAGATTCTGGTACAATGAGTATGGATTTATTGGGTTTTGATGATAAAGATAATAACGTATTCTTAGATGAGGCAATTCCTAGAGAAATCATAACTAGCAATCCAGAAAAACCAATCGAAATAATTAAATCTTTGGGAAAAGTAGATGCCATAGTTGTATCAAGCGGCTATGGAATTCCTTTTAAAAGAGCTCAAGAATCATCAGATAAGGAAATAGAATTAGCGACATTCATAAATAAAGATGATTTGGAAAGAAAATTAAAGATAGTAGGCTTGAGAAATCTAATGAAGTTATTTAAATCATCTGACTTACCTGCCTACTTTGTTCCAGGTATAATTCAACTAAACACAATACCAGAATATAGGAAAATAAATAGAATAGACCTAGGGACATCAGATAAGTTATTTAGTGCTGCTGAAGCACTAAGGAATGAAAAAGTATACTATAAAAAAGATCCCAAAGAATCAGATATAATTGTAATAGAAATAGGCTATGCATATACAGCAGCTCTTTCAATTTTACACGGTGAAATTATTGATGGGATTGGTGGGACAAGTGGATTTCCAGGTTATAAAGGAATGGGAGCCATTGATGGAGAATTAGCATATGCAATGGCAAGTTCAGAACCATATTTTAGCAAGCTTAGACTTTTCCAAGGTGGAATAGCTGATTATCTTGGATTTGATAATATAGATAAGCTAAATGAAATCTCTAAGAATGATAAAAGTAATAAAGCATTAAAAATGTTTATTGAATCAATACTAAAAGATCTTAGCATAATGATAGTTTCCAATACAAAACCAGAAAGAATCTATTTAAGTGGAAGATTTACTAGATACGATAATTTATATGCATATATCAAAGAATCTATTGAAGAATTTTTAGAAAAAATTTCAATTAAAGCAAAAGTTGTAAAACTTATGGGATTGGGTAAAAAAGCTAAAGAGGCTGCTTCAGGGGCAGCTGTTTTAGCCAATGGTATTTCAAATGGAACTTATAAAGATATATTTGAGGCATTAAAATTGAAAGAATCAAAAGGATATATATTTGATTTCATATTGCCTATTGATCTTAGAAAAGAAATTGAGAACTATTTTTCTAAATAA
- a CDS encoding RNA-binding protein — protein MQEKKNKIGDIIKSVDTYLKKLDSIREEIVKISRDVIRYSGWSITEAHKGDIDSALNYLHECENKAKELIKLSLNAPELTYSGLVYNALSEFVEAKVFLNIITNKEIPTNDDLNVPPVPYLQGLGDVVGELKRYALESVRKGNFDNAWKSLEIMETIYLEMRSLDYSDSILPGVRHKIDVARNLVDETKSLIVDLQSRENLKVMLNNLMERKYNE, from the coding sequence ATGCAGGAGAAGAAAAATAAAATTGGAGATATAATAAAATCAGTAGATACATATTTGAAAAAATTAGATTCCATTAGAGAAGAAATTGTTAAGATATCTAGAGATGTTATAAGATATAGCGGATGGAGCATTACTGAAGCTCATAAAGGAGATATAGACAGTGCTTTAAATTATTTACATGAATGTGAAAACAAAGCAAAAGAATTAATAAAGCTCTCATTAAATGCCCCAGAATTAACCTATTCTGGTTTAGTCTATAACGCTTTAAGTGAGTTTGTTGAGGCAAAGGTCTTTTTAAATATAATAACTAATAAAGAAATTCCGACTAACGATGATTTAAATGTTCCACCAGTCCCTTATCTTCAAGGCTTAGGAGATGTTGTTGGAGAGCTTAAAAGATATGCTCTTGAATCTGTTAGAAAAGGAAATTTTGATAATGCATGGAAATCATTAGAAATTATGGAAACAATTTATTTGGAAATGAGGAGCCTTGATTATTCCGACTCGATATTACCTGGAGTAAGACATAAAATAGATGTAGCAAGAAATTTGGTTGATGAAACTAAATCACTAATAGTTGATCTACAATCTAGAGAAAATTTAAAAGTAATGTTAAATAATTTAATGGAGAGGAAGTACAATGAGTAA
- a CDS encoding beta-ribofuranosylaminobenzene 5'-phosphate synthase family protein produces MKNEVLISAPSHVHVGNIDLNGNLGRKYGTLGFSLESPRLVLRLKISEKDSINDKDGLNYISLFKQYLDCNKYFEAEILEDIPIHVGLGRTTALALSIGFGINYLCNKKASIDELAKVSNRGNQNSGLGVNSFKHGGFIIDGGVKGNNVAPLIFKGIVPDNLRIVVSLPEKPIKNILEIKKREDEILSNLPIMEESFSSYLSRIVLMKIMPSFIENDFKSFGEGLTEFNSSLGKYWKKYQDSIYCCKETEEIIKRFLDLGAYCACQSSWGPTSYGIFEYNDSIKAAEEIKKLINDLGGGKVWITKVDNIGAFLKA; encoded by the coding sequence ATGAAAAATGAAGTTTTAATCTCTGCGCCAAGCCATGTGCATGTAGGAAACATAGATTTAAACGGAAACTTAGGAAGAAAATATGGTACACTTGGTTTTTCTTTAGAGAGCCCGAGACTTGTTTTAAGATTAAAAATATCAGAAAAAGATTCAATAAATGATAAAGATGGACTAAATTATATTTCATTATTTAAACAATACCTTGATTGTAACAAATATTTCGAAGCGGAAATATTGGAAGATATACCTATACATGTAGGTTTGGGTAGAACTACTGCTTTAGCATTATCAATAGGTTTTGGAATCAATTATTTATGTAATAAAAAGGCTAGCATTGATGAACTAGCAAAAGTTTCTAATAGAGGTAATCAAAACTCAGGATTAGGAGTAAATTCATTCAAACATGGCGGCTTTATAATCGATGGAGGGGTTAAAGGAAATAACGTTGCACCATTGATTTTCAAAGGAATCGTTCCAGATAATCTAAGAATCGTAGTTTCATTGCCAGAAAAGCCAATTAAGAATATACTGGAAATCAAAAAAAGAGAGGATGAGATTCTTTCTAACCTACCTATTATGGAAGAATCTTTTTCATCATATTTATCAAGGATTGTATTAATGAAAATTATGCCTAGTTTTATTGAAAACGATTTTAAATCATTTGGAGAGGGATTAACAGAGTTTAATTCATCATTAGGAAAATATTGGAAAAAATATCAAGATAGTATATATTGCTGTAAAGAAACTGAAGAAATCATAAAAAGATTTCTTGATCTGGGAGCTTATTGTGCATGTCAATCGAGTTGGGGGCCTACAAGCTATGGTATTTTTGAATATAATGATTCTATCAAAGCCGCTGAAGAAATTAAAAAACTAATTAATGATTTGGGTGGAGGAAAGGTTTGGATAACAAAGGTAGATAATATAGGGGCATTTTTAAAAGCCTAA
- a CDS encoding 30S ribosomal protein S26e, whose protein sequence is MPKKRESRGRRKGDKGKSKLIQCDNCGRLVPEDKAICVTRDYTPVDPQLAEELTKKGAIIPRYPVTKCYCISCAIHFGLVKIRAEDSRKPRTNLF, encoded by the coding sequence TTGCCAAAGAAGAGAGAAAGCAGAGGTAGAAGGAAAGGAGATAAAGGTAAATCAAAACTAATACAATGTGATAATTGTGGAAGGTTAGTTCCAGAAGATAAAGCAATCTGTGTTACTAGGGATTACACACCAGTAGATCCTCAATTAGCTGAAGAATTAACCAAAAAAGGAGCAATAATACCAAGATATCCAGTAACCAAATGCTATTGCATAAGCTGTGCAATTCATTTTGGACTAGTTAAAATAAGAGCAGAGGATTCAAGGAAACCAAGAACAAACCTGTTTTAA
- the rpl18a gene encoding 50S ribosomal protein L18Ae produces MNNYAIGIKEKRGLKMSNEIKVYLVKGKMMLSHDKFPIWNKFEIYVRAMKKEHAIERIYSELGSRHKLKREHIKIESIDEVPLDQVSDSYILKLLETNKMVKF; encoded by the coding sequence TTGAATAATTATGCGATAGGGATCAAAGAAAAGAGAGGATTAAAAATGTCAAATGAAATTAAGGTATATCTTGTCAAAGGTAAAATGATGTTATCTCATGATAAATTCCCAATATGGAATAAATTTGAAATATATGTTAGAGCTATGAAAAAAGAACATGCTATTGAAAGGATATATTCTGAACTAGGTAGTAGACATAAATTAAAAAGAGAGCACATAAAAATAGAATCAATAGATGAAGTACCTTTAGATCAAGTTTCTGATTCATATATATTAAAATTGCTTGAAACAAATAAAATGGTGAAGTTCTAA
- a CDS encoding prefoldin, molecular chaperone implicated in de novo protein folding, with translation MSKTQTIDVNTLIVQLEAIRSEISQLRSFISQLLLQRDGIVKAKSSIDAIGNSSEENIIFPLDPGYMAMTIAKPLDKNHFIIYLGADIYAKLETNEAMKILTEKESELNNAINDVSQRLSQLEKLQDQYESVLQQISEQAQQQKV, from the coding sequence ATGTCGAAAACTCAAACAATAGATGTAAATACATTAATAGTTCAGCTAGAAGCGATAAGGTCAGAAATTTCTCAGTTAAGATCTTTTATTTCCCAATTATTATTGCAAAGAGATGGTATAGTAAAGGCAAAATCGAGTATAGATGCGATTGGCAATAGTAGTGAAGAAAATATTATATTTCCATTAGATCCTGGATATATGGCCATGACAATAGCAAAGCCTTTAGATAAGAATCACTTCATTATATATCTTGGAGCAGATATCTATGCAAAATTGGAGACAAATGAGGCTATGAAAATTTTAACAGAAAAGGAGAGCGAATTAAATAATGCTATAAATGATGTAAGCCAAAGATTGTCTCAACTTGAAAAACTTCAGGATCAATACGAATCAGTATTACAACAAATAAGTGAGCAGGCGCAACAACAAAAGGTGTAA
- the ftsY gene encoding signal recognition particle-docking protein FtsY, with protein sequence MFEGLKKAFQKLSNTIKDKVEYKELKEDDVEEVLEDLKLDMIENDVAFDVAENIIENVKKELIGYKVKRGESVEDVIKDSLKNSIMKLMEYENNDIITKIKNKCSKNEPFVIVFLGINGVGKTTTIAKFSNVLKKNNISVVIAGADTFRAGAQEQIDVHAKRLDIPIIKGQYGGDPASVAYNAILYAKSRGICTVLIDTAGRMHSDVDLMEELKKIIRVTKPDMKVLVVDALTGNDAVEQARLFNDNIGIDAIIITKIDADVKGGVAISVSSITKKPIIYLGYGQSYEDLKKFDPKEYVNNLFD encoded by the coding sequence TTGTTTGAAGGCCTCAAAAAGGCCTTTCAGAAATTATCAAATACAATTAAGGATAAGGTAGAATACAAAGAATTAAAAGAAGATGATGTAGAAGAAGTTTTGGAAGATCTTAAATTAGATATGATAGAAAATGATGTAGCATTTGATGTTGCTGAAAATATAATAGAAAATGTAAAGAAAGAACTGATAGGATATAAGGTAAAAAGAGGAGAAAGTGTTGAAGATGTTATTAAGGATTCATTAAAAAATTCCATAATGAAACTTATGGAATATGAAAATAATGATATAATAACTAAGATAAAAAACAAGTGTTCAAAGAATGAGCCCTTTGTCATCGTATTTTTAGGGATAAATGGTGTTGGTAAAACAACAACTATAGCAAAGTTTTCAAATGTTTTAAAGAAAAATAATATATCTGTTGTAATAGCTGGTGCAGATACTTTTAGGGCGGGAGCACAAGAACAAATAGATGTGCATGCTAAAAGGTTAGACATTCCAATAATAAAGGGTCAATATGGAGGGGATCCAGCGAGTGTAGCTTATAATGCCATTCTATATGCAAAGTCTAGAGGTATTTGCACTGTATTAATAGATACTGCAGGAAGAATGCATAGTGATGTTGACCTAATGGAGGAATTGAAGAAAATAATTAGGGTAACCAAGCCTGATATGAAGGTATTAGTTGTAGATGCATTAACTGGAAATGATGCTGTGGAGCAAGCTAGGTTATTTAATGATAACATAGGTATTGATGCTATTATTATAACTAAAATAGATGCTGATGTAAAAGGAGGTGTAGCAATATCAGTTTCTAGCATTACAAAGAAGCCAATAATTTATCTAGGATATGGACAAAGTTATGAAGACTTAAAGAAATTTGATCCAAAGGAATATGTAAATAACTTGTTTGATTAA
- a CDS encoding CBS domain-containing protein, translating to MAPRVSSYMRTPVYAVSPNDSLAHARNLMLKKEISRLVIVNDAEVPVGILTTTDIIDALFGKNYQKPLESILVGEVMTKDPIIIEESKSLKSASQIMLKHRIGGLPVVNSEKKLVGILTKTDIVKAFYDKYKGKYKVGDIMRKDYSTALPGHSIFYIARLIESDPTGKVIIIDESNKPIGVIAKKDIAYAQLPLSMLMSRGKDRFIRNKVPDVYKEKIISLRMYLVPIAEDIMSSNPFIIRPEDDAADAARIMIEENIGVLPVVDNNTLIGTLSKLEFMNIIAKD from the coding sequence ATGGCCCCAAGGGTTTCTTCATATATGAGGACACCAGTTTATGCGGTTTCCCCTAATGATTCTTTAGCTCATGCAAGAAATCTAATGCTAAAAAAGGAAATAAGCAGATTAGTAATCGTTAATGATGCAGAGGTACCTGTTGGCATATTAACAACAACTGATATTATTGATGCATTATTCGGTAAAAACTATCAAAAACCGTTAGAATCAATATTAGTAGGAGAAGTTATGACAAAAGATCCAATAATAATCGAAGAATCAAAAAGTTTGAAATCGGCTTCCCAAATTATGCTGAAGCATAGAATAGGAGGATTACCAGTTGTAAATTCAGAAAAAAAGCTTGTAGGTATTTTAACTAAAACTGATATAGTAAAGGCATTTTATGATAAATATAAAGGGAAATATAAAGTTGGAGATATAATGAGGAAAGACTATTCAACAGCATTACCTGGACATAGCATATTTTATATAGCAAGGTTGATTGAAAGTGATCCAACAGGAAAAGTTATAATTATAGATGAATCAAATAAACCTATTGGAGTAATTGCCAAAAAAGATATTGCTTATGCCCAATTACCGTTATCAATGTTGATGTCTAGGGGTAAAGATAGATTCATAAGGAATAAGGTTCCAGATGTTTATAAAGAAAAAATCATTAGCCTAAGGATGTATTTAGTACCAATAGCAGAGGATATAATGTCATCAAATCCGTTTATAATAAGGCCTGAAGATGATGCAGCAGACGCAGCCAGAATCATGATTGAAGAAAACATAGGTGTCCTACCAGTTGTAGATAATAACACACTAATTGGAACCTTAAGCAAGTTAGAATTTATGAATATAATAGCAAAGGACTAA
- a CDS encoding CBS domain-containing protein has protein sequence MSNSKRMTNIKLSKYVKPITNVSSKYSIGYRYIRADSEPNWSQRVKEKSGDAGLLASKPAITISPNSTILEALEKMSSYNVRGLIISDSRTSLKGIIMATDLVNYLGGGEFYNIIQQRYNKNLFNALQNEKVSNIMNTMPVFVKTTQKLTEIIKLMAINNLGMLPVIDDLNRVVGVITEHDIVKHIIYKDTGKKVSSIMTSNIVSAYENDTLKRAAQLMSLYGFRRIPVISTKENEIIGIVSAKDFVNFFGSHEVFKNVSSYNIEDVLSLQLTLIMKKEINTINENADIGEAATEMINRNTNSLIVINDNNEAVGIITERDLLMSLAMR, from the coding sequence ATGAGTAACTCCAAAAGGATGACAAATATCAAGCTATCTAAATATGTTAAACCTATAACAAATGTATCATCAAAATATTCAATAGGTTATAGGTATATTAGAGCTGATAGCGAACCGAATTGGTCCCAAAGGGTTAAGGAAAAAAGTGGAGATGCGGGTCTATTAGCTTCTAAACCGGCTATTACCATAAGCCCAAATTCAACAATTCTTGAGGCATTGGAAAAAATGTCTTCTTACAATGTTAGAGGATTAATTATATCCGATTCAAGGACATCATTAAAAGGAATAATTATGGCAACAGATCTAGTTAATTATCTTGGAGGAGGGGAATTTTATAACATAATCCAGCAAAGATATAATAAAAACCTGTTTAATGCATTACAAAATGAAAAGGTTTCAAACATAATGAATACAATGCCTGTTTTTGTTAAAACAACTCAAAAATTAACAGAAATAATAAAATTAATGGCTATAAATAACCTTGGTATGTTACCTGTTATAGATGATCTAAATAGGGTTGTTGGCGTTATAACAGAACATGATATAGTGAAACACATAATTTACAAAGATACTGGTAAAAAGGTTTCATCTATAATGACTTCCAACATCGTTTCCGCATATGAAAATGATACTTTAAAAAGAGCAGCACAGCTAATGTCATTATATGGTTTTAGGAGAATACCGGTAATTTCTACAAAAGAAAATGAAATTATTGGAATTGTTTCTGCTAAGGATTTTGTTAATTTCTTTGGATCTCATGAAGTTTTCAAAAATGTTAGTTCATATAACATAGAAGATGTATTATCATTACAATTAACTCTTATAATGAAAAAGGAAATAAACACAATTAATGAAAATGCAGATATAGGAGAAGCTGCAACAGAAATGATAAATCGCAATACAAATAGTTTAATAGTTATTAATGATAACAATGAGGCAGTTGGTATCATAACTGAAAGGGATTTATTAATGTCACTAGCTATGAGGTGA
- a CDS encoding CBS domain-containing protein, with the protein MYEIGNTKVISIIDRTRPIAYNDDSIATLRKIIRNTGARALPILDRNSGNFLGVINRSDVLIVSSTKTNATSSSILKEHLLEINSNYTIFETLNLMFKYDLWEIPILEGKKYIGLVSISDIVKLLFNKAKDYLKNINAENYMTKEPITVNLEDPISKIWKKMMEYKYAGFPVVNDKEKLTGIITQLDLIKKGYTRIHLESESGVKNQTKVKDAMTYTVIYGYPWSTLYEISIPIVKKDYGRIPIVSSENDKKVVGIIDREDIAKVIIKGDQI; encoded by the coding sequence TTGTATGAAATCGGAAATACAAAAGTTATTTCTATTATTGATAGAACAAGGCCGATAGCTTATAATGATGATTCCATAGCAACCTTAAGAAAAATTATAAGAAACACTGGGGCTAGAGCATTACCAATACTTGATAGGAATTCGGGTAACTTTTTGGGAGTTATTAATAGAAGCGATGTATTAATAGTATCATCAACAAAAACTAATGCTACCTCTTCATCAATACTAAAAGAACATTTATTAGAAATAAACTCTAACTACACAATATTTGAAACGTTAAATCTCATGTTTAAATATGATTTGTGGGAAATTCCTATATTAGAAGGGAAAAAATACATAGGTTTAGTAAGTATATCAGATATAGTAAAATTATTATTTAATAAAGCAAAAGATTATTTAAAAAATATTAATGCAGAAAATTATATGACAAAAGAGCCTATAACAGTGAACCTTGAAGATCCAATATCAAAAATTTGGAAGAAAATGATGGAATACAAATATGCTGGTTTTCCAGTTGTAAATGATAAAGAGAAACTTACTGGTATAATTACTCAACTAGATCTTATCAAAAAAGGCTATACAAGAATTCATCTGGAAAGCGAATCTGGAGTAAAAAATCAAACTAAAGTTAAAGATGCAATGACATATACTGTAATATATGGATATCCATGGTCAACACTTTATGAAATTTCTATACCAATAGTGAAAAAGGATTATGGTAGAATACCTATAGTATCTAGCGAAAACGATAAAAAAGTGGTTGGAATAATTGATAGAGAAGACATAGCTAAAGTAATAATAAAGGGTGATCAAATATGA
- a CDS encoding methionine adenosyltransferase gives MVKNIVVREVSASSVQDNQIELVERKGLGHPDYISDAASEEASRQLSLYYLQKYGVIMHHNLDKVLLVGGQATPKWGGGDVIQPIYIIVSGRATTEVRTSEGVEEIPVGRIVVKAVKEWISNNLRFLDPEQHVIVDYKIGKGSSDLRGIYDSKSQSHRSNDTSFGAGFAPMSTLERLVYETERTLNSKEFKNKVPASGEDVKVMGLRNGNNIDITIANAIVSRFVNNPSEYLQIKEEIKEKVLDLSSKIAPNYNVRVYVNNGDLPDEGVFYLTVTGTSAEHGDDGATGRGNRANGLITPMRPMSLEATAGKNPVTHIGKIYNIASKEIAEVIYSKVNGLKEVTVRLLGQIGRPINDPLIADVAVIPDSNVKLTSNMKQEINSIVDEYLENLPALTMRILKGETTLY, from the coding sequence TTGGTAAAAAATATAGTGGTAAGAGAGGTTTCAGCATCTTCTGTGCAAGATAACCAAATAGAGCTTGTTGAAAGGAAAGGCCTTGGCCATCCTGATTATATAAGTGATGCAGCTTCTGAGGAAGCTAGTAGACAACTAAGCCTATATTATTTACAAAAATATGGGGTAATAATGCATCATAACTTAGATAAAGTATTGCTCGTTGGAGGCCAAGCAACGCCAAAGTGGGGGGGAGGCGATGTTATCCAACCTATATATATAATAGTTTCAGGTAGGGCCACAACAGAAGTGAGGACATCTGAAGGAGTTGAAGAAATACCAGTTGGTCGTATAGTAGTTAAGGCTGTTAAGGAATGGATATCAAATAACTTAAGGTTCCTAGATCCTGAACAACATGTTATCGTTGATTATAAAATAGGTAAGGGAAGTTCGGATCTTAGGGGTATATATGATTCTAAATCTCAATCCCATAGATCTAATGATACAAGTTTTGGAGCAGGATTTGCTCCTATGTCTACATTGGAAAGATTGGTTTATGAAACAGAAAGAACATTAAATAGCAAAGAGTTTAAAAATAAAGTTCCAGCATCTGGTGAAGATGTTAAGGTTATGGGATTAAGAAATGGGAATAATATAGATATAACTATAGCCAATGCAATTGTTTCCAGATTTGTAAATAATCCAAGTGAATACCTTCAAATAAAAGAAGAAATAAAAGAAAAAGTCCTAGATCTTTCATCTAAAATTGCACCTAATTATAATGTGAGAGTATATGTTAACAATGGTGATTTGCCAGACGAAGGCGTATTTTACTTAACAGTAACTGGGACAAGTGCAGAGCATGGAGATGATGGTGCAACAGGTAGGGGTAATAGAGCTAATGGTCTTATAACACCAATGAGACCTATGAGTTTAGAAGCAACTGCTGGTAAGAATCCAGTTACTCACATTGGTAAAATATATAATATTGCATCAAAAGAGATTGCTGAAGTAATATATTCTAAAGTAAATGGATTAAAGGAGGTAACAGTAAGATTATTGGGTCAAATAGGGAGACCAATTAATGATCCTCTAATTGCGGATGTAGCAGTAATACCAGATAGCAATGTTAAACTTACTTCTAACATGAAACAAGAAATAAATAGTATTGTAGATGAGTACCTTGAGAATTTACCAGCTTTAACTATGAGGATCTTGAAGGGAGAAACTACGCTTTATTAG
- a CDS encoding DUF460 domain-containing protein, translated as MENKREFYMGIDIESGSPLSKENHKFFVIIIDNDLKIVNKIRDITLSSLIRLAWEWKPKAIAIDNVFEIAKDEKSLSKILSLLPPQTQLVQVTINDGKFADIKEIAKQINLEIDQGKLTPSKTAYLAAVIALKGKGTKISFSNEKTQIIVSKGRWSKSGGMSQNRYQRRIRASVNIAANKIKDLLERSGIDYDMFVKKGEGGIDSAIFTVYTSREKLYGIVRPHKGIDYSIAIKSIYDGKILFGNNLDKPDRPIIVGIDPGITTGIAIIDLEGNVLYLDSKKEMDRGDIISLIYSYGKPILLAVDVDIIPDMVKKLASQINAEIYVPREDMLVVDKSSLALKATGGENPDTTHERDALASAYKAFLNYKSKLSQVESYVEKIDIDLDVEKIKADVIRGITIADAIDKQINEMLNLNNEEYKEENNNNCNPDKQPENELISKIQKLEAEKITLENKVNELIKSLAISENEVRSVKQKLKTELLKDEEIKKLKNDVSRLNSLVNELEENINIANEKNNLFKNILMKILNNEMIIIKRLQSLKMNNIKKVEDIYGKLKEGDVILIEDQGSFENDAINYIIKKNILAIIVNREDTTLSELLKKKGIPVLNKNDYNIVDIDIFTFAPSTILKDASMKNKELKKSNVEEIDLRNIIDQYRKNKI; from the coding sequence ATGGAAAATAAAAGAGAATTCTACATGGGCATAGACATAGAAAGTGGGAGCCCCCTCTCTAAAGAAAATCATAAATTCTTTGTTATTATAATTGATAATGATTTAAAGATTGTCAACAAAATTAGAGATATTACATTGTCATCTTTAATAAGACTTGCATGGGAATGGAAGCCAAAAGCAATAGCAATAGATAATGTTTTTGAAATAGCCAAGGATGAAAAATCATTATCAAAAATACTTTCCCTTTTACCTCCTCAAACCCAACTTGTACAAGTTACTATAAATGATGGAAAATTTGCTGATATAAAGGAAATAGCAAAACAGATAAACTTAGAGATAGATCAAGGCAAATTAACTCCAAGCAAAACAGCATATCTAGCAGCTGTTATAGCATTAAAAGGTAAAGGCACAAAGATATCCTTTTCTAATGAAAAGACCCAAATAATAGTTTCTAAGGGAAGATGGTCAAAAAGCGGAGGTATGAGCCAAAATAGATACCAAAGAAGAATAAGGGCTTCAGTAAATATAGCTGCTAATAAAATTAAAGACTTATTAGAAAGATCTGGTATAGATTATGATATGTTCGTTAAAAAAGGAGAAGGGGGAATAGATTCAGCTATCTTTACTGTATATACATCTAGAGAAAAATTATATGGGATTGTTAGACCTCATAAGGGAATTGATTATTCTATAGCAATCAAATCTATATATGATGGAAAAATTTTATTCGGTAATAATTTAGATAAACCTGATAGACCAATTATAGTTGGCATAGATCCAGGAATTACTACTGGTATTGCTATTATTGATTTAGAAGGCAATGTTTTATATTTGGATAGCAAAAAAGAAATGGATAGAGGAGATATCATATCATTAATATATTCTTATGGAAAGCCTATATTGCTAGCTGTAGATGTAGATATAATACCTGATATGGTAAAGAAGCTAGCAAGTCAAATAAATGCAGAAATATATGTACCTAGGGAGGATATGCTTGTTGTTGATAAAAGCAGCTTGGCATTAAAAGCTACCGGTGGAGAAAATCCTGATACAACACATGAAAGAGATGCATTAGCATCAGCATACAAGGCTTTTCTTAATTACAAATCTAAGCTTTCTCAAGTAGAATCATATGTAGAAAAAATTGATATAGATTTAGATGTAGAAAAAATAAAAGCTGATGTTATAAGAGGAATAACTATTGCTGATGCCATAGATAAACAAATAAATGAAATGCTAAACTTAAATAATGAAGAATATAAAGAGGAGAATAACAATAATTGCAATCCAGATAAACAACCTGAAAATGAGTTAATATCTAAAATACAAAAACTTGAGGCAGAAAAAATTACATTGGAAAATAAAGTAAATGAATTAATTAAATCATTGGCTATCTCAGAAAACGAGGTTAGATCAGTAAAACAAAAATTAAAAACGGAGTTGTTAAAAGATGAAGAAATAAAAAAACTAAAAAATGATGTATCTAGGTTAAATTCATTAGTCAATGAACTCGAGGAAAATATAAATATTGCTAATGAAAAGAATAATTTATTTAAAAATATATTAATGAAAATTTTGAATAATGAGATGATAATTATAAAGAGACTTCAATCTCTAAAGATGAACAATATTAAAAAGGTAGAAGATATCTATGGTAAATTAAAAGAAGGGGATGTGATTTTAATAGAAGATCAAGGTTCTTTTGAAAATGATGCAATAAACTATATAATAAAAAAGAATATACTAGCAATTATAGTCAATAGGGAAGATACAACTCTATCTGAATTGTTAAAGAAAAAAGGTATACCAGTCTTAAACAAAAATGATTATAATATAGTTGATATTGATATCTTTACCTTTGCCCCTTCAACAATTTTAAAAGATGCATCAATGAAAAATAAAGAGTTGAAAAAGAGTAATGTAGAGGAGATAGATTTAAGAAATATAATAGATCAATATAGAAAAAATAAAATTTGA